The nucleotide sequence TTTGCTCCCAGCCATTTGAAGGTTAACGAGCTTATATCCTTGAAACGATTCAGGTAAAGACTGAAAAGGGTATGATTTCCAACATAGAGATTGTAAAGAATCTGGTAAGTGTTGGCTAACTTCACCAACTATCCTCGAATCATATATGGTATCCACGTAAAGATATCTAAGTTCTTTCATCTTTCTAAGACCTTTCTCAATAATCGTTGGATGAAGACCTGTATACTTCAGCTTTATACCTTGTGTTTCTTCAGTACCCTGTAAATAGAAAAAGCTCATATGAAATTTTTGCCATAACAAATAAAAGTGTTCTAGTTTTCCAATTTTTTATATACACTCGATTGCTACCAATTCATTGACCAGTATATCTTCAATTTCCTCTTTAATCCATAATCGGCTATGTCTCTTAGGCTCATGAGGGTGCAAACGCCTAACAATATTCATGCCCATTTCTTCTATATGGTCATGCAAGAGCAACCTTTCAACAACATCAACGTCATTAAAGTGAACATTAACATAACAGTATCTTTCTTTATCCTTGGATATACTTATCAAGGATTTCTGTTCAAGAACTCTTAGAGCAATCTGAGCACAAAACCCACGGCTTTCAAGTATTCTGATTGCTTTCTTCTTCCTTTTACCTTTCAGTATGCAAGCAATATCCAGAAATATTTCTTTTTGATCATTCTCTAGAGCATTATAGCTTAGTTCTAGTTTTTCTTGAGTTTCCTTCAACGGAATTGTTTTTAGTCTTTTAATGGTATCTTTCCATTCACCCTCAATTCTACCATAAAGAAAAGAACCCAAGAGTTTGATTGTTAATGGAAGGCCAGCAGCATAATGTATAACCATTCTTGATAGCTCTTCATACCCTTGATTTGGAATCTCTCTCCCAAATGCATACCTACTTAAGAGGCAAATTGCTTCCTTATTTGATAAGAGATTGACATCATGAATAAAGTTCACTCGATGGGCCTTCAACACTTGCTCATCTCTTGTTGTGATGATGATTCTACATCCCAGTTTAAACCAAGTAGACTCACCTGCTAACGCTTCAAGCTGGTCTATATGATCCACATCATCTAGAACTAAAAGAATCTTCCTACTACCCATTATCTTTTTCATCATATTTTTTCCATCAGAAACACTTGGTACAAAAATGCTTTGATCATTTAACACAGTTGAAAGGACGTGTCTTTGCAACTCCTTCAAACCAGAATCTTTGGAAATTTCTCTTACATTTTCGACAAAGCTTTTACCTTCAAACCGAAAGGATATGTGATCAAAAACAGCCCTCGCCAAAGTGGTTTTCCCAGCACCTCCCATCCCCTTGATCCCTATCAGACGGACGTCATTAGTATCAATATCTAAAGATAGAACCACATTCTTCACCCGAGTTTCCATGCCTACTAACTTCCCATCAACTCTCGGATTAAAGGGATACAGCTTTAGGGAAACCTCTTCAACAATTTGTTGGATAGATTTTGCTTCATGCCTGAGTGTTAAAGAAAATCCAATTACCCAGAATCCCGTATGAAACATAAGATGACATTCATGTCCCTATTAAACACTgattagaccacccgtagtggttgCCCAAAGGGGTGTTTTTTGTGCTGAATCACCCCCAATATCGCCCCTAGCCATTACGCATGGGCGTGATTGGCAATTTTTTTGTGCAGGCGTTTTATAAATCACGTCAAATGGGGGAGATCTTGTCCAATCAGATTTGAGCTTGCATTGTTTTGTCCAATAACATTTATTaaattctttttattttattttattttattaaaaacataatgCCCCATAATCCCACGTGCCCACTAcacctcttttgtaaaaacgcctaatgccccattgctgactgggctgccacatggaGCAAAACGCCCTAGggtggggcattattcaccccaacgactacgcatggtcttataaGAAACAGAAGTGAAGGATGTACCCATTGAACGTGTTCTTCAACTCCATCCCAGCCAGGCCAGCTGCTTCAGTTAGAGCATATCTCCATCTTCCAACATCCTCTTCCTTGTCCTGTTTGAAAAAGTGCAAAACTTTGTTAATATTATCAAATCAAGAAACTTCTACTCTAAAACAAGAGTAATTTACAAAGAGCAACTACACATGCAATGATAAAGATGTTACCAGATCTACTTCTTCAGACGTCCTCTTCCTCTTCCTTGTGAACAATTTCAAGAAGGAAAACATCCCGCTACCCTTTTCATGTTTGGCAACAAGTTTTGCAAAGGCTTCCCCAAATGCCCCACTTTGGTGGCGCACTTCGGTGGGTTCCACATCATAGAAGATGGGGTAAGCTGTATGCTCGGTTGTGTTTTGGCACTTCATAATCTCCACGAGCTCGTTTAAGCACCATGATGAAGACGCATAGTTCTTGGAGAATACAATGATGTAAAATCTGGAGTCTTCAATGGATCTGATGAGCTGTTCACTGATCCTTTCCCCTTTCTTGATTGTTTCATCATCTTTATAAGTAACAATGCCTTTATTGACAAGAGCAAGATAGAGATGATCAACAAAGGTCTTACGGGTGTCTTCAGCCCTGAAACTCAAAAATACATCATACTTGAAGCTCTTTTGAACTGATGACGCTGAATTAGAAGCCATTGAATTGAAGGAATGCTTGATGGATCGAACAAAATGAAAGCTTTATTGTTTggtataaacttaaaaaaaattaagaatcCAAAAGAGTGTATACTAAGAAGACAACAATTTGGTCTTGATAAACTTTATGATGGGTTGGGGAAAAAAGTGTTCATTTGCATAATAAAAAAGACAAAGATCATAAAGATAAAGAGGATACCTAACCTTCCATGAAAATGATTGATTACACGTGATCACCATTCACATTATTGTTTATATTATCTTGATTTTATAGGTGTTATCTGCTAAAACTGTGTTTTTTATGGACATATAATATAAGGCTTTGGTTATCCACACATCCTCCTTAATTTATCCACACATCCCCTAACACTATACACCCCTCATTGCCCTATACGTCTGAAAATGGCTCCATCTGATAAGCCCCTCATTGCCCTATACGTTTACGTTTTGGTTACTTTTTCACACATCCTATTAATTGTCAATGATTGGGTGTCAGCCAATGATTGCCCAATCATTAGCTCTTTTGTGTAATAAATTTGAAGGGTATGGAGGGTTTTCAAGTGGGtgaaatattatttaaaattaaaactttatatattttttttaaattgttgttaaaataaaaaaatataaactattattatttattgttataaaagGAAGGTATATAAatgtcattttttttatttaatatatttagaaaaatggcaacattttaattaattaattattagtataaaatgtcaacattttttttaattagtattataaaacttctacattttttatcaagtgttagtataaaacgtcaacatttttttaattattattataaaacgtcaacattttttttaaattagtattataaaacttctacatttttatcaagtgttagtataaaacgtcaacatttttttagttagtattataaaacttctacatttttttGTCAAGTGTTATTATAAAACGTCAAATTCTCTGTAATCCATAACGCAAATGTAAGTGAACACTGTTTGATaaataacacaaaacacaacactttcATATAAAATGTAATACAATACATAAccgaaaccctaaaccctaaaccctacaaACTAAATCGCTAACTATTACATATTATTACTTAGATTCACACAAacccgttgtgtatctgaatcaggttctcaaacaaactgtgaaatcgaacagtttcttcgtacAATTGTGGCTAATGGAAATGCATGAAAAATATGATGAAGAAGTTGATTCTCGATTTGATGGACTCTTTATCAATTGAGATTTTAAATACAAGGCAATGTCGTGAGTTGGGAATAGAATCGGTTAGTTCATCACGCGTCTGAACCGACTTTTAAACCCgacggaatctacgaagaaactgttcaatttcacggtttgtttgagaacctgattcagatacataACGGTCTCTTTgtttcgtccactagaactatttgtgtatgcattcttttggtaccaaaagaatgcatacacaaatagttctagtggacgaagcaaagagaccgctgtgtatctgaatcaggttctcgaACAAACCGTGgaatcgaacagtttcttcgtagattccgtccggtttaAAAGCCGGTTCAGACGCGTGATGGTATATGGTGGTCACGGAACTACTGGGCGTCAGTATATGCCGGTGACGGAACTACCGCGCGTCGGTAGATGCTATCAAGACTACACTGGGTGACTTGGCAATTAATGTTGGATGATGCATCCCCCACCGCCAAGCACCTCACCCTAGACCGACGTACCGGCGCATGAACCTGAAATATGAATGCAGTGCACTTCTCCATAAAAATTACGTTTCCACCACCGTCAAAACATCGACTTTCGATATCCTGTTAAAAAAACATAGAATTATAGTGTTACACTCGATATTATAAATTATATTGGAaaatataataaacaaacaacaccaccaccaccaccaccaccatagccgaccacCCACTACCACCACAGCCGACCACCACCACTAGTCGAACGCCCACCACCGCCCACCCACAACCTAACCACCACCAAAACCACCATCCCAACTACCacaacacaccaccaccaccacagcctaCCACCCACAACACAACACCACCtcaccaccatcaaccaccacaacccaccacctcaCCACCGTCAACCTTAAGAAACCAACAACACAGCCCACCACCCACAAACACCACAGGCTACCAcccacaacacaacacaacaccaCAACAGCCACCACCGTCaaccaccacaacccaccacctcaaccaccacaacccaccacctcaCCACCGTCAACCTTAACAAACCAATAATACAGCCCACCACCGACAAACACCACAGGCTACCACCAACAGCACAACACCACAACAGCCACCACCGATTacacaacaccaccaccaccgtcaaccACCACCTAACCACCCACAAACACCACAGCCCACCACCCACAAAACAACACAACCACAACCGTCAACTAGAAAAACCCACCATCCCAACACCAATATACCCGACCAAAATAAACCACCAAAATtagataaaaaaatgaaaattaaacataaaaatacaGAATACGAACTAACCTTAAATACTCCGAGCGTATGAAGTGATACGAGAGCGATAACAATACGAGAGACAAAGAATCTGTGCGTGTGTGTACCTCCGATCTTCATCGTGTGGTCCAACGTTGGTCTCGTGTGGTCCAAGAACTTTTTGGGGATCTAGTTGGGTGAATATTTGTCAAACAGCTGGCTCCTCGGTAAATAAGTCAAAGAAAACGCGTAGGTCTGTACTTTTTCTGAAAAGGTGTCAGCGTATACGACCGTATAGGTTAATGTGAGGCATATACACCACCTAACTTTTTGTTATAAGGACCTCATAGCACTATGTGAGGCATAtgtattttgtcacacccccaaaataccacctaggggatgtccctgttaggcgtgtgacataccaataacgagccactaattacattgaacgcgtacaagtttcaaaataaatcCTTAATTATTATTGGAAAATGCCATCATGAGTTTAattgaaaaccaacatgttcagcggaagcaaatgacaAACCAAAGTTAAATAGTTTCAAACCaatatatagtatcaagaaatcaataacatGAATCACTCCAGTCGACCCACGACCACTCCAGCTACTACAGACAACAAGTTCCAATGCAAGACAtctaatgacctacaagcatgcaaacaagtgtgtcagacaacgctggtgagttcaaagttttgttaacgagtttagttaccagatatgtatgtacaaaacagtttatcaatttgatttgatgttgttattaacttgaataccgtatgtggcgactagatgtgaatgcccaaccccaatgcctccatttaggcattggtcatgaggtcaaggtatcaaacaaccttgaatagatgtaaggggtcttatatgtacacgatgagaatgcccaaccccaatgcctctaactaggcattggtcatgacgtccaggtaattagttcacgcccatcctttcggcccggtgtgagggtgccaaacctaatagcgctatcaactaaatacctcgttgcttcttcagcaacacggtagatgtacggggtcttacatgatttatactgtgttcaataaccaatatcccaattaaacagtttacccagtattccctacAGAAAcatttaccagatgtcccaaaccaccgggacgcatgcttagaaaagtgcagtgaactcaccttagctttgctcggtaagattaatttaCTCGTTTACCAATTGTTCAAACACGCCCTAGAATCGTTATGGACACAATCAGTCTTAGGTACACATAATTCACATATTTCATGTACAAACAAGTCATATATTCCTTGTTCACTTGTCACACGGTCAGAATACACGTATTACACACATATAATCCACATCACACCAGGTTAATCTATCAACCCATTATTGCCAAGAAATCacttagtatatatatatatatatatatatatatatccttctGATGAGTAATTTGTTTCATGATTCAACAATTCACCATACACACTATAATCATCTGTTTACTAATGTGAGCTCACAAGACAATTCGGCCCAAACATTGCTGGCCCATCCTGCCAGTAATTAATATGCAACCTGCTGTCATGTTTAACTAAACATCCTACCAGGCCCAATACATTAAATCCAAACCCAAACCACCGGCCCAGTCACCCGTGGACCTTTAACCTACGTGTGACCCAGAAAACAGCATACTGTACACTCGGGTGGTGGCCCAACAGCCAGTTCCCAACCATTATTTACCACCGATTGTTACCGACCTTAACTGCCTACCACTGTTCCGTGTTTCACCCTACTATCAGCAGATTATACACCACCACTATTTTCTTATGTTGTAATATAGGGAAACCAACAAACATGAATTTAACATAATTGTAATACGATGGAAACAAACGATGtgtattaatttatatatatgtttttttttactttggcGGCAGCTAATGCAACAAATACCAAAACGAATGATTAGTGTCCACAGATGCAACTTGCATAGCTTGCTGACTAATGTTTTCTTATAGTGCCACGTTTACAATTCTAGATCTAAAACCCTAATGGAATTAAGGAATATATTATTCATTTACATTGCTcttgaatattttatttaaaatacataaatatATGCATGCTTCAAGTTTGACGGCCAACTCATCCTACATATTTATTATACTAAGTTGTCCACATAACTATCCTTCATCACAGCATCACCATCTATGCGAACAATCAAGTATTACATCCTACCATTACTAGTGTGTTAATAATCATCAAGCATGTTCCAAGTTCGTGACAATGATTTAACATCAATCCACCAGTTATTCATATCATGCATACAATCAAATACAAGTAATATCACAATAAAGAATCTTGATCGCAAGGATGTGACTGACCGAGAAGTGATGAAGGCACAATGTGGCTGGAACGAGAGGGAGACAACGTCGTGCCGCGTCGACGACGAAGGGGGCTGCCATCGAACTCGGGAAAGAAGGTTGGGGTCATCGTCCACTGTAGAGGGAATTTAGGGTTTGCTAATGATGGGGAAAGAGTTGTATGCGTACACCTCTTCAAACCcgtatataaaaaaaaagaaactggATTGGGCTATGATGTTTCGGGCCTGACACAGAATGTGGGCCGAGATCAGAATGGAAATACACAATGTGTGTAATGGGCTTGGTTAGTCCATGTTGTGATTAGTGATCCGATGAAATGTAAATATGTAGCCCAAATGTACGTGGCTGCGGCCCAACTCATTTGGTTTTCTAAATCAGTTGAACGACACACAAAACGCTTAACAATTTCATGTACAGAGGTACACGCTAAAAGTTGTGGGATTTCAAGCGATGCTAACCTTAATTatccgggttgtcacatcatccccaacttgaaagaaatttcgtcccgaaatttaacaaGTAAGCACAGAGGGGTGAAGCGATAGAAACTCAAATTAAACTATATGCAACACTACACACATAACAATCAAGCATTACACACAATCACTAATCATTAAGATAACTACGCAGACACAACGTAAACCAAATTGTAGAAACAGGATCGCGAAGTTagtcgggtgccacatcatccccaacttgaaagggaatttcgtcccgaaattcgccaatgatgTCAGAAGTTGATTCCACCATTTAAATAAGTTGGGGACACGAAAGCTTCCTTTGATCATAACAAAGAAATCACAAACGTTCCGTCGTATAAACACTGCCTTAAATTCGAGACTTAAATGGCATTGTGCACGTTACCCAATTCATCGGGTATCCCAAGTTTGTAAGTCACGTTATCTATTCTTCCCAGAGTGTTGTATGACCCAAAGTGATGTAGGTTAAGCTCGCAACGCttcccaagcgtaccacaccctcccagggtgagactttcaacatgatacGATGGCTTACAGCGATATTCCTGTGTTTCCCAAGCCTAtcagctttcctgacggtcacTCGTTGCCGCCAGACGATTTCCATCCaagcaatcttcccaagagtttcaaGTACAAGGCGTGGACCTGCGATTGCGTTGTCAACCACCTTAATCCAATAAAGAGGTGGGTGACACTGTCCATACAATAcctcaaacagagctgtctgaatactagaatggtaactGCCGCTGTAGAACTCAGCCAAAGGTATGCGTCCTTCAAATTCTCACCAAGTCAATcccacacatgctcgcagcatgtctttgaGTGTCAGGGGGGTTCGTTTACTCCGACCATTTGCCCTATGgtgataagtaatgctcatgtcCAAACGGGAACCAAGAGTGTTGTGTAATGTCTAATGTAGACAggtatagatcaaaatcagaggtaacagaagttggcacctcgtgcctaaaactGCCCTTCGCAATTAGTTATTTAGAGGATGCGAAGACTTGACAATCTTCCTTGATTGCGAGGAAGTGTACCGATTACACGCAACAGTCAACGAGCACACAACAATCAACGAGCACCCAAGAGAAGTTATTTCCGTTCTGAGTTCCATGTAGTCCAGTGACAAATCCATGGTAGTCTGTTCCCAAAACGTTGCTGATACTCACCTTGACtctcccacaagtcaaacattagTCACAAACATTGccaggtgggccttcatgcccgatcactAGTGCAAGATTTATAGATCCCAATATCTTTCGTCAAAACCCAGACGGTTAGGATATCGAAGCCGGTATGCTTGCTCAACACAAGTTCCCAAAAGTTGTCGTATAATTAGATCCCCATTCGCTCCTTGAGGTGGCGAATATCATCCGATCTgtcaaaggttgcttctccatgccccgcatggattcAACTTGAAAATCTTCTTacttcagttctccagtttgaacagagcgagtctgatcaggtaggttagagtcgatagtgagctgcaaaacTCGTGCTCATTCAAgtttcacaatcgtaatcatccaaaagttccacCCAGCGACGCCATTAAttgatttagctctttcgaaacccaggtatacgggaggcccttgtgatcggtctaagtagtccattcggtaccgtccaagtaatgccttcATCTTAAATCCAAAGACCGCGGTTTCCACCGCAGATTgtgtgtcgtgcagttcctcttcgTAACTCAATCACGTAAGTCATGACCCTCTCGTGTTGCAATCCGTGTTGCAATCGGTGTGTAACTGGGACTTTGATTCGGGTAGAagcgatgctcagtgcattgcagagttggaaTTCGAAAACTGAAATAACGTTCTCCTGTTTTGTCTCCCATGAATATACAGCACTCTGCTGTGCTAAAATGGTTAGAGCTGCGCGATTTTCGAAAAATCCTgcgatgaatctgcgatagtatctagtgagaccaagaaactgtcgtatcctcgaagggatctttggtgttgatcagtttctaacaaaatggaccttagcgagatccacgtgtattcccactgtGTTGTTTATATGACTAGAAATGGGTACTTCCCGAATCCTTAAGtcacacttaggtagacttcgcatGTAGATGCTCCTCCCCTAGGAGCTCTACGATGAAATACAAGTGTCGTTCATGGTTCTCCTTTCTCCTGAAAGTGATTCAAAACGTCGTAGATAAATATGGTTGTCGAATCTGGCAAGACGGGGTTGGCACAAACTACTCATGTGATCCTTAAGGCTGCTGGTGTGTTGGGTAACTTTAAACAACGAGAACAGAAAATCGTAGTGGCCGTACTGTGCCTGTAACGCCGTGTTAAAAGTCATCCTCCCTTGGGTCTTCCATCAAATGACAGTCTGATCTTAAGTCGGTTTCTGAATAGAAGCTTGATCATTGCAGCGGGTCAAGCAGGTTGTCGTTGCGAGATAGAGGGTGACGGTCAATGATTGCcaccttgctgagttctggataatcagtacacatgtCCAACGATAAGGCTTATCTttacggatataactggggctccccaaagcaaAAATCTTAGCCCGACAAAACTCCTGTTCAACAGTTCCTACAGTTGATTAGACAGCGCTTGCAACCCTCCTAGCGCAAGATGGTAAGAGTACCTGTAGTCAGGACTGCTTCTGACGTGAGATCAGACTAAGATTTCGCCTAACAGTTGCGGAAGTAAACCTAAGAGTTCCTTGGGTAGCACACCGAAAGGAATCACGagcaattggtggatcctcgatcctctttttcCTTAGCCATAGCATCGGTAACGGTAGCTATATAGCggagtaatccctccgtagacgcTTCTGGCCTTCATAGCTAAAATGGCGCTAGACTTTGCACAACGCTGACGCTTTAGAACTGATAAAGGTTCTCCACACGAAATTTCCTCCTCACTGGGTACATCTGCGCGATCTCTGGATAACCAaaccacactaactactgcatcaAAACTGTCAAGAGTAGTAGAAGGAAGTCGATgccgaacacttgtcccacaaggtcgagttcgcatcccaacgaacatatgaGGTTTCAATTGACGTGCCATCGCCCggttccacaacaggttcggtttcaagaagcatcagggttaagctGGGTTAAGCTGAACCGAGACGAAGCGAATTGCTACCCACACGAGCTACCACACTGCTACCatcctggcgtcgcccacgccaatcctaaatgcccttccacatGCACCACTACCAGTGTTGTTACAGTCACGTGGGTTCCCAATACTGTCATCACTCCCATGGTTGTTGTCATTTGACTTAATAACAGTCAATCCTTGTCAAAGTCACCTTTGTTTCCATACGGTATGCTACgattacgagtaccttgatgttgccgagACTGTTACCTTTAATGCCGTTGCTTGAAACGAAGTCCTGGGGCCTTTCACCGAcagggtccatcttttcacattccgtgccacgtcctaaggcgctactcattgtgctggcagttacacattccacacCATGCCCGACTCTCATCGTTTATGTCCTGATTGATTCGTGAGAGTTGACTCTCATAAGTCGTTGTCTGGGGTTTAAGGATTCAGTTGAAGTCAATTTCTTGGTGTTCGCtgccggtaatcagggttgtTCTAGTACTGAGGTTGGTATGGCACTATGCTAATCCTCTTATCCaccgttcttgcaagttgactgagtactACGCGGTATGTTGCTAGGGTGTTGCTGGAACGTTCGCACTTACGGAATCTAAGGCGTCAATACACAGAGTTCCAACCAATGAAAAGGAGTGAAAATGTATCGTCCAAACATTCGACGCTGCGACATCCAACTCtgggatgttcgtacaagcacctaacattctacatagttcgctaggcgttcaaatgtgtgttcaggtaatactcgatagcatcgagattcgtaaggattcagaaaggaGTGAATAAAAAATTCATGTTCgggtaggagacaatcactgctatgactcctatagactgttgtgtttcacatgGATCAAATAgtggaacggaacccctttttcacttgttaagcctcactgaaacttgcatgcaccccacattattattatgtgtgcacccacaataatattgtgattcgcatgctcatctcagctcctcctaactcatgtcaaatggttcctcaaactcgagtagcaactaaagagcatcacgaaacgtaagtagcgaatgtttagggaaataccaccctaccAGTCACAAAACGCATGCATGTAATACATGAATTCgtactgttgtgctaaacgtgtaatcacatgcaatatcatatgtaagtgttcaatagttatgcagtacaatgagcatacgagagacgaaccttgcagtctggagctgagtgtcatggtcgtatccTTGTTTTCAgaattgttcggttatagtctggttttataaaaacgtttttaaaaccaagttcactataaccagtggctctgataccaaactgtcacacccccaaaataccacctaggggatgtccctgttaggcgtgtgacataccaataacgagccactaattacattgaacgcgtacaagtttcaaaataaatcCTTAATTATTATTGGAAAATGCCATCAATGAGTTTAattgaaaaccaacatgttcagcggaagcaaatgacaAACCAAAGTTAAATAGTTTCAAACCaatatatagtatcaagaaatcaataacatgaatccctccagtcgacccacgACCACTCTAGCTACtacagacagcaagttccaatgcaagacatctaatgacctacaagcatgcaaacaagtgtgtcaga is from Helianthus annuus cultivar XRQ/B chromosome 9, HanXRQr2.0-SUNRISE, whole genome shotgun sequence and encodes:
- the LOC110874099 gene encoding TMV resistance protein N; the encoded protein is MASNSASSVQKSFKYDVFLSFRAEDTRKTFVDHLYLALVNKGIVTYKDDETIKKGERISEQLIRSIEDSRFYIIVFSKNYASSSWCLNELVEIMKCQNTTEHTAYPIFYDVEPTEVRHQSGAFGEAFAKLVAKHEKGSGMFSFLKLFTRKRKRTSEEVDLDKEEDVGRWRYALTEAAGLAGMELKNTFNGHEAKSIQQIVEEVSLKLYPFNPRVDGKLVGMETRVKNVVLSLDIDTNDVRLIGIKGMGGAGKTTLARAVFDHISFRFEGKSFVENVREISKDSGLKELQRHVLSTVLNDQSIFVPSVSDGKNMMKKIMGSRKILLVLDDVDHIDQLEALAGESTWFKLGCRIIITTRDEQVLKAHRVNFIHDVNLLSNKEAICLLSRYAFGREIPNQGYEELSRMVIHYAAGLPLTIKLLGSFLYGRIEGEWKDTIKRLKTIPLKETQEKLELSYNALENDQKEIFLDIACILKGKRKKKAIRILESRGFCAQIALRVLEQKSLISISKDKERYCYVNVHFNDVDVVERLLLHDHIEEMGMNIVRRLHPHEPKRHSRLWIKEEIEDILVNELGTEETQGIKLKYTGLHPTIIEKGLRKMKELRYLYVDTIYDSRIVGEVSQHLPDSLQSLCWKSYPFQSLPESFQGYKLVNLQMAGSKISKLWEGGEGKVLNNLKFLDLHN